A genomic segment from Polyangium mundeleinium encodes:
- a CDS encoding GuaB1 family IMP dehydrogenase-related protein: MRFLHPERDENLELALEDVFLTPGYFEGVSRLDVDLRPVDFPGGSHPIVSANMNAVTGKRMAETMARFGGLGVLPQDMALDTTERIVGHIKSADPRYDTPLVVSPRESLRDVQGIIRKRSHDLVVVVDDERRVLGIVTHADLRDRDQYTPASALMSSRLVTIAAGTPNRDAFLLMEEARVKAVPVLDAQGKLVGVLTRDDAVRLELLRPSLSGGGELMVAAAVGISANAPEFARRLVDIGVSAIVLDTAHGHQRRMIDAIRAVRKAIGSAVPLVAGNVCTAEGTRDLLEAGADIVKVNVGPGAMCTTRMQTGAGRPTFSSVLACAREAHAHGKHVWADGGVKYPRDVALYLAAGASRVMVGTALAGTYESPGDVKEDREGALYKENYGMASARAVHDRTADIDPFERAKKGFFREGISTSRIYIQEGKESVGALLIDMITGVQSACTYAGARSLPALHEKAVIGVQTLAGYGEGKPHGAVRR; encoded by the coding sequence ATGCGATTTCTCCATCCCGAGCGGGACGAAAACCTCGAGCTCGCGCTCGAAGACGTCTTCCTGACGCCAGGGTATTTCGAGGGCGTCTCGCGCCTCGACGTCGATCTCCGGCCCGTCGACTTTCCGGGCGGGTCGCACCCGATCGTCTCGGCAAACATGAATGCCGTCACGGGCAAACGCATGGCCGAAACGATGGCCCGCTTCGGCGGGCTCGGCGTGCTCCCCCAGGACATGGCCCTCGATACGACCGAGCGCATCGTCGGGCACATCAAGAGCGCCGATCCGCGGTACGACACGCCCCTCGTGGTCTCGCCGCGCGAGAGCCTGCGCGACGTGCAAGGCATCATCCGCAAGCGATCCCACGACCTGGTCGTCGTCGTGGACGACGAGCGCCGTGTCCTCGGCATCGTCACGCACGCGGACCTGCGGGATCGGGATCAGTACACGCCCGCCTCGGCGCTGATGTCCTCGCGCCTCGTGACGATCGCCGCGGGCACGCCGAACCGCGACGCATTTCTCCTCATGGAAGAGGCGCGCGTGAAGGCCGTGCCCGTGCTCGACGCCCAGGGCAAGCTCGTGGGTGTCTTGACGCGCGACGACGCCGTGCGGCTGGAGCTGCTCCGGCCGAGTTTGTCCGGGGGCGGGGAGCTCATGGTCGCGGCCGCCGTGGGCATTTCGGCGAATGCGCCCGAGTTTGCCCGTCGGCTCGTGGACATCGGGGTCTCGGCGATCGTGCTCGACACGGCGCACGGCCATCAGCGGCGCATGATCGACGCCATCCGGGCCGTGCGGAAGGCCATCGGGAGCGCCGTGCCGCTCGTCGCGGGCAATGTGTGCACGGCCGAGGGCACGCGTGATTTGCTGGAGGCGGGCGCGGACATCGTGAAGGTGAACGTGGGGCCGGGCGCGATGTGCACGACGCGCATGCAAACGGGCGCGGGCCGGCCGACGTTCAGCTCGGTGCTCGCGTGTGCGCGCGAGGCGCACGCGCACGGAAAACACGTATGGGCCGACGGCGGCGTGAAATACCCGCGCGACGTGGCGCTGTACCTCGCCGCGGGCGCGTCGCGTGTGATGGTGGGGACGGCGCTCGCGGGCACGTACGAGAGCCCCGGCGACGTGAAGGAGGACCGCGAGGGCGCGCTTTACAAGGAGAATTACGGCATGGCGAGCGCACGCGCCGTGCACGACCGGACCGCCGACATCGATCCGTTCGAGCGCGCGAAAAAGGGCTTCTTCCGGGAGGGCATTTCGACGTCGCGCATTTACATCCAGGAGGGCAAGGAGAGCGTCGGCGCGCTGCTCATCGACATGATCACGGGCGTGCAATCGGCCTGCACGTACGCCGGCGCGCGGAGCCTGCCCGCGCTCCATGAAAAGGCGGTGATCGGGGTGCAGACGCTCGCGGGGTACGGCGAGGGCAAACCCCACGGCGCCGTGCGGCGCTGA
- a CDS encoding serine/threonine-protein kinase has product MMSESDEEIAARRIGTSVGTWTLERLLGIGGMASVFLGRRPDGYVAAIKILHPYLQDISELRKRFLREGPIGSALAAVGPLCEGLPAVYESGVSEDGAAFMAMELLDGETVFDRMARKGVLSVDEVLRIAHKVLDVLVVAHAFGIVHRDLKPENLHNGRDGRIRVLDFGIARVDTLPEGTAELPEKTATKTGVAIGSYEYMAPEQAMGKNQELDGRTDLFALGATMFRLLGGRYVHGDAENALLLVAAATRPAPPLASIAPHIPAPVCRVVDIALAFHKEARYPDAATMRFDVYSLRAGKTPPYATAVAEGRIRAGDRPPR; this is encoded by the coding sequence ATGATGTCGGAATCGGACGAGGAGATCGCGGCGCGGCGCATCGGCACGTCGGTCGGGACCTGGACCCTCGAGCGCCTGCTCGGCATCGGCGGCATGGCGAGCGTTTTTCTCGGCCGCCGCCCCGATGGATACGTCGCGGCGATCAAGATCCTCCATCCCTACCTGCAAGACATCTCCGAGCTGCGAAAGCGCTTCCTCCGTGAAGGGCCCATCGGCAGCGCGCTCGCGGCCGTCGGACCGCTTTGCGAAGGGCTGCCGGCCGTCTACGAGTCGGGTGTGTCCGAGGACGGCGCGGCGTTCATGGCGATGGAGCTGCTCGACGGCGAGACCGTCTTCGATCGCATGGCGCGCAAGGGCGTGCTCTCCGTCGACGAGGTCTTGCGGATCGCGCACAAGGTCCTCGACGTGCTCGTCGTCGCGCATGCATTCGGCATCGTGCATCGCGACCTCAAGCCCGAGAACCTGCACAACGGCAGGGATGGGCGGATCAGGGTGCTCGATTTCGGCATCGCCCGCGTCGACACGCTGCCCGAGGGCACAGCGGAGCTGCCCGAGAAGACGGCCACGAAGACGGGCGTCGCCATCGGCAGCTACGAGTACATGGCGCCCGAGCAGGCGATGGGGAAAAACCAGGAGCTCGACGGCCGGACCGACCTCTTCGCGCTCGGCGCAACGATGTTCCGCCTGCTCGGGGGCCGCTACGTGCACGGCGACGCCGAGAACGCGCTTTTGCTCGTCGCCGCGGCCACGCGCCCCGCGCCTCCGCTCGCGTCGATCGCGCCCCACATCCCCGCGCCGGTGTGCCGCGTCGTCGACATCGCGCTCGCGTTCCACAAGGAAGCCCGTTATCCCGACGCCGCGACGATGCGCTTCGACGTCTACTCGCTCCGCGCCGGCAAAACGCCGCCTTACGCGACGGCCGTCGCCGAGGGGCGCATTCGCGCGGGCGACAGGCCGCCCCGCTGA